A window from Alkalicoccobacillus plakortidis encodes these proteins:
- a CDS encoding carbohydrate ABC transporter permease has protein sequence MKKLLASNRTTVNDRLFDIFNYTFLTIVFVVTLYPFLNVLAISLNDSTDTVRGGIHIWPRAFTLENYKTIFEYDNLVTGLINSVLRTVIGTILGVLSSAMVAFTLSRADFQGRKFVSIFIVLTLYFSGGLIPGYMLMRELNLINTFWVYILPGMVNAFNIIIVRSFMDGLPYSLQESAKIDGASDFTIFWRIVMPLCMPVLATIALFVAVGQWNAWFDTYLYNSSNPALTTLQYELMKILQNTNMGASDPNAFRGVVGEEAAKQVSPESIKMAISMVTIIPILLVYPFLQKYFVQGMTLGAVKS, from the coding sequence ATGAAAAAGCTACTAGCAAGTAATAGAACAACGGTTAATGATCGATTGTTTGACATCTTTAATTATACATTTTTAACCATCGTTTTTGTGGTTACATTGTATCCATTTCTTAATGTACTGGCTATTTCATTAAACGATTCTACAGATACGGTACGAGGCGGCATTCATATTTGGCCGAGGGCTTTTACTCTTGAAAATTACAAAACAATCTTTGAATATGACAACCTAGTAACGGGATTAATCAATTCAGTGCTCCGTACTGTTATTGGAACTATATTAGGTGTTCTTTCCTCAGCTATGGTGGCGTTTACATTAAGTCGAGCAGACTTTCAAGGTAGAAAGTTTGTCTCTATCTTTATTGTCTTAACTCTCTATTTCTCTGGTGGGTTAATTCCAGGTTATATGTTAATGAGAGAATTGAACTTAATTAATACCTTTTGGGTGTATATCTTACCAGGTATGGTAAATGCCTTTAACATCATCATTGTAAGGTCGTTTATGGATGGGCTTCCATATTCGCTTCAAGAGTCAGCAAAAATTGATGGTGCTAGTGACTTCACTATTTTTTGGCGAATTGTTATGCCTCTTTGTATGCCTGTTTTAGCAACAATTGCATTATTTGTGGCAGTAGGGCAGTGGAATGCTTGGTTTGACACCTATCTCTATAACAGTTCAAATCCTGCGTTAACGACCCTTCAGTATGAATTGATGAAGATTCTACAGAACACAAATATGGGAGCATCGGATCCTAATGCTTTCAGGGGAGTGGTTGGAGAAGAAGCGGCTAAGCAAGTTTCTCCAGAGTCGATTAAAATGGCGATTTCTATGGTCACCATCATCCCTATCTTATTAGTCTATCCATTCTTACAAAAGTACTTTGTTCAAGGAATGACGTTGGGTGCAGTGAAAAGCTAA
- a CDS encoding ABC transporter substrate-binding protein, with product MNKYLRNGLFFTSIVLIAGVTGCSKDSANVEDEDPDGDITLSLFGADMHSQWDNMESPVSQIVKEETGVTLNAEFDVNGGDQKISLMAASGDYPDLILPKGNASTLVDSGALLDLTDLIDEHAPNLKKIYGEYYDRLKWSNEDESIYILATPPVDQTYWQPGTGFMLQHDVVEELGYPDIRTVQDFEDAIKEYKDINPTIDGQPTIGLSLLADDWRIMISTTDPAAFATGSTGDGEFYVDPETYEAKLHYRRSEEKDYFRWLNHMNDIDLLDPESFVQKYDQYLAKISSGRILGLIDSDWQVGEAQRALREAGMENRMHGMYPVTLTEEFKHPNFQDTGYLGGWGIGISVDCENPVRAIKFLDYLASDEAQILQNWGIEGEHYTIEDGKRVISEEEMDERDNNANYQKQTGIGVLKGFAPAYGDGVEDSTGQTYTIASPEQIKDSYTDKEKEVLGEYGAELWKDLYPQEDEFPAKPWGAAYNMAVPSGSSLELTLQRCLDIMKRKVPEAILADPNDFDKVWDEFMSELEAAGVEEAEKEYTELIKNRVELWGGS from the coding sequence ATGAACAAATATTTGAGGAATGGGTTGTTCTTCACTTCAATTGTTTTAATAGCTGGTGTAACAGGATGTAGCAAAGATTCAGCGAATGTAGAGGATGAGGATCCTGATGGTGATATTACACTGAGTTTATTTGGTGCAGACATGCATTCTCAGTGGGATAACATGGAGAGCCCTGTAAGTCAGATTGTTAAAGAAGAGACTGGCGTCACATTGAACGCTGAATTTGATGTTAATGGAGGAGACCAAAAAATCTCCTTGATGGCAGCAAGCGGTGATTATCCAGACTTAATTTTACCAAAGGGAAATGCTAGCACACTTGTTGATTCAGGAGCGTTGCTAGATTTGACTGATCTAATTGATGAGCATGCTCCTAATCTTAAAAAAATCTACGGAGAATACTATGACCGGTTGAAATGGAGTAATGAGGATGAGTCCATCTATATCCTTGCGACCCCTCCGGTGGATCAAACGTATTGGCAGCCTGGGACCGGATTTATGCTGCAGCATGATGTAGTTGAAGAACTTGGCTATCCTGATATTCGAACTGTGCAAGACTTTGAAGATGCAATAAAAGAATATAAGGATATTAATCCGACGATTGATGGGCAGCCAACAATTGGGTTATCCCTGCTTGCTGATGATTGGAGAATAATGATTTCCACGACAGATCCTGCTGCCTTTGCTACAGGCTCAACAGGAGATGGAGAGTTTTACGTTGATCCAGAAACATATGAAGCTAAATTACATTATCGTAGAAGTGAAGAAAAAGACTATTTTCGTTGGTTAAACCACATGAATGATATCGATTTGTTAGATCCTGAGAGTTTTGTACAAAAGTATGATCAGTACCTTGCGAAAATATCTTCAGGTCGTATATTAGGACTAATTGATTCAGATTGGCAAGTAGGAGAAGCGCAAAGGGCTTTGAGAGAAGCAGGAATGGAAAACCGGATGCATGGTATGTATCCTGTCACATTAACAGAAGAATTTAAACACCCTAATTTTCAAGATACAGGATATCTTGGAGGGTGGGGAATCGGTATTTCCGTTGATTGTGAAAATCCTGTTAGAGCTATTAAATTCTTAGATTATCTTGCATCAGATGAAGCTCAGATTCTTCAAAACTGGGGGATTGAAGGCGAACATTATACGATTGAAGACGGAAAACGTGTGATTAGTGAAGAAGAAATGGATGAACGTGATAATAATGCAAACTACCAAAAACAAACGGGAATCGGTGTTTTGAAAGGGTTTGCACCTGCTTACGGTGATGGAGTTGAAGATTCAACAGGTCAGACTTACACCATAGCTAGTCCTGAACAGATTAAAGACTCGTATACGGATAAAGAAAAAGAGGTTCTTGGTGAATATGGAGCTGAATTGTGGAAGGATCTTTACCCGCAAGAAGATGAATTTCCAGCTAAACCATGGGGCGCAGCTTATAATATGGCCGTTCCGTCAGGATCTAGTTTAGAACTAACGTTGCAAAGATGTTTAGACATTATGAAACGTAAAGTTCCAGAAGCGATCTTGGCAGACCCGAACGATTTTGACAAGGTTTGGGATGAGTTTATGAGTGAACTTGAAGCAGCGGGAGTAGAAGAGGCAGAGAAAGAATACACTGAACTGATTAAAAATAGAGTTGAGCTTTGGGGAGGGAGTTAA
- a CDS encoding ABC transporter substrate-binding protein, with protein sequence MNKHWRRGMFLSSVILVGGILGCSKDTANLEDEDPDGEITLNLFSGDMHSQWDNMESPVSQKVKEATGVTINGEFDVNGGDQKIALMAASGDYPDLIWPKGNAGTLVDAGAFLDLTDLIEEHAPNLKEIYGDYFDRLKWSNDDESIYILPTAEVDHTYWEPGTGFMLQHAVVEELGYPEIRTVDDFENAIREYKEKNPTIDGQPTVGLSLLADDWRIMISTTNPAFFATGAPDDGEFYIDPDTYEAKFHYRRAEEKEYFRWLNHMNDEELLDPESFVQKYDQYLAKISSGRVLGLIDADWEVDEAQRALREAGMSERMHGMYPVTLTEEFKHPNFQDTGYLGGLGIGITVDCENPVRAIKFLDYLASEEGQILQNWGIEGEHYTIEDGKRVISEEQMDERNNNANHSKQTGIGVLRGFAPVYGNGVEDSTGQTFTVASPDQIKDSYTDVEKEVLDAYGAEFWKDLYPQEDEFPVKPWGAAYNMAVPAGSNLELVMQRCLDIMKRKIPEAILADPEKFDVVWDEFQDELLAAGAEEAEAEYTELIKDRIELWGE encoded by the coding sequence ATGAACAAACATTGGAGAAGAGGCATGTTCCTAAGTTCAGTCATATTGGTTGGGGGGATTTTGGGATGTAGTAAGGATACAGCCAATCTGGAGGATGAAGATCCAGATGGTGAGATAACTTTAAATTTGTTCAGTGGTGACATGCATTCCCAGTGGGATAACATGGAGAGTCCGGTTAGTCAAAAAGTTAAAGAAGCAACAGGAGTGACCATCAATGGCGAGTTTGATGTCAACGGTGGAGATCAAAAGATTGCTCTGATGGCAGCAAGTGGAGATTATCCAGATTTAATCTGGCCAAAAGGTAATGCAGGTACACTAGTTGATGCAGGAGCATTTCTAGATTTAACGGATTTAATTGAAGAACATGCACCAAACTTAAAGGAAATCTATGGTGATTATTTTGACCGTCTTAAATGGAGTAATGATGACGAATCGATTTATATCTTGCCAACTGCTGAAGTTGATCACACTTATTGGGAACCAGGAACAGGCTTCATGCTGCAGCATGCAGTAGTAGAAGAGCTTGGTTACCCTGAGATTAGAACCGTTGATGATTTTGAAAACGCAATCAGAGAATATAAAGAAAAAAATCCCACCATTGATGGTCAACCAACAGTTGGATTATCGCTTTTAGCAGATGACTGGAGAATCATGATCTCCACAACAAACCCTGCATTCTTTGCAACGGGCGCTCCGGATGATGGAGAATTTTATATTGACCCTGATACCTATGAAGCGAAATTCCATTATCGTCGTGCCGAAGAAAAAGAGTACTTCCGTTGGTTAAACCATATGAATGATGAAGAATTGTTAGATCCAGAGAGTTTTGTTCAAAAATATGATCAATACCTTGCAAAAATATCATCTGGTCGTGTTCTAGGTTTAATTGACGCTGACTGGGAAGTAGATGAAGCGCAAAGAGCATTAAGAGAAGCAGGAATGTCAGAACGTATGCATGGCATGTATCCTGTTACGTTAACAGAAGAATTTAAACACCCTAATTTCCAAGATACAGGTTATTTAGGTGGCTTGGGAATCGGCATTACAGTTGATTGTGAAAATCCTGTTCGAGCTATTAAGTTCCTAGATTATCTTGCTTCAGAAGAGGGTCAAATCTTGCAGAACTGGGGTATTGAAGGAGAACACTATACAATTGAGGATGGGAAACGTGTCATTAGTGAAGAGCAGATGGATGAGCGTAATAACAATGCGAATCATTCCAAACAAACAGGTATCGGTGTCTTAAGAGGATTTGCTCCTGTTTATGGTAATGGCGTTGAAGATTCAACAGGTCAAACGTTTACTGTTGCTAGTCCTGATCAAATCAAAGATTCTTATACAGATGTAGAAAAAGAAGTTTTAGATGCGTATGGAGCAGAGTTCTGGAAGGATTTATATCCTCAAGAAGATGAGTTCCCGGTAAAACCTTGGGGAGCTGCATATAATATGGCTGTTCCAGCAGGATCTAATCTAGAGCTAGTTATGCAAAGATGCCTTGACATCATGAAACGTAAAATTCCAGAAGCTATCTTGGCCGATCCAGAAAAATTTGACGTCGTTTGGGATGAATTCCAAGACGAACTACTTGCTGCAGGTGCTGAAGAAGCAGAGGCAGAATATACAGAACTGATCAAGGACCGCATTGAATTATGGGGTGAATAA
- a CDS encoding glutathione ABC transporter substrate-binding protein, translating into MKKYLTLTLLTFTLLLSACSSDSNDDTAQSPEAESNEPGRTINYSLATDIQKLDPHTENVVVNWKVGFNVYDRLVTQNESMDLEPGLATEWQTIDPTTWEFKLRDDVTFHDGTEFNADAVKANLDRSLAEETISPTAYLYDRIEEVEVVDPYTVRFHLSEPFASLPAHLAQYGGSMLSPEVIKEDNEAVANGADPGSIVAEKPIGTGPFKFESWSPGSEIKLVRNEDYWGGAPDIEGVTYKIVPEELTRVADLETQASDIIDSINPNSMEQIENSDAASIIETDSTYVNFLGFNTNKKPFDDIRVRQAISMAIDKDVIVDSILNGIGTVANSPLSPNDFGFADVDALPFDPDAAKELLEEAGQSNLTLELSVNDDRTRVDIATYIQQALQDIGVTVEISQMEFASFVEYTGQGEADLFLLGRSSPTGDGYNALFTILHSNKQSSNQLRYTYANPEFDQLVDQSIQTEDEAERNALFQEAQDIVANDVPFDFLYYPVDLLGVSDQITGVKTLPSGVVLLKDVKVVDQ; encoded by the coding sequence TTGAAAAAATACTTAACGTTAACTCTATTGACCTTTACCCTGCTCTTAAGTGCTTGCTCAAGTGATAGTAATGACGATACAGCTCAATCACCAGAAGCAGAATCAAACGAACCTGGTCGCACAATTAACTACTCCTTGGCAACAGATATTCAAAAGCTTGACCCACATACCGAAAATGTTGTTGTAAACTGGAAGGTTGGTTTTAACGTATATGATCGACTAGTTACACAAAATGAGTCCATGGATCTTGAACCAGGACTAGCAACGGAATGGCAGACAATCGACCCTACCACTTGGGAGTTTAAACTTCGCGATGATGTGACGTTCCATGATGGTACTGAATTTAATGCCGATGCTGTAAAAGCTAATTTAGATCGGAGCCTAGCAGAAGAAACCATTTCTCCAACAGCTTATTTATATGATCGAATTGAAGAAGTTGAGGTCGTTGATCCATATACTGTTCGATTCCATTTAAGTGAACCCTTTGCTTCCTTACCGGCTCATTTAGCTCAGTATGGAGGTTCTATGCTTAGCCCTGAAGTAATTAAAGAAGATAACGAAGCAGTCGCAAACGGTGCTGACCCAGGCAGTATAGTAGCAGAGAAACCAATTGGAACTGGCCCATTTAAATTTGAATCTTGGAGTCCAGGTTCAGAAATAAAATTGGTACGAAATGAAGACTATTGGGGTGGTGCTCCCGATATTGAAGGGGTCACTTATAAAATTGTTCCAGAAGAGCTTACTCGAGTGGCTGATTTAGAAACACAAGCTTCTGATATCATTGATTCAATCAACCCAAATAGTATGGAACAAATTGAGAATAGTGATGCAGCTTCAATCATCGAAACCGATTCAACCTATGTGAATTTCCTGGGCTTTAACACAAACAAAAAACCATTTGATGATATTCGTGTAAGACAAGCCATCTCAATGGCCATTGATAAGGATGTGATTGTGGATTCCATTTTAAACGGAATCGGCACAGTCGCAAACAGTCCACTTTCGCCAAATGATTTTGGCTTTGCAGATGTCGACGCATTGCCATTTGATCCAGACGCTGCAAAAGAGTTGCTAGAAGAAGCCGGACAAAGTAATCTTACTCTTGAGCTATCTGTTAATGATGACCGTACCCGTGTAGATATCGCAACGTACATCCAACAAGCGTTACAGGATATTGGAGTTACAGTTGAAATCAGTCAAATGGAGTTTGCTTCTTTTGTTGAGTATACTGGTCAAGGTGAAGCTGATTTATTCCTATTAGGTCGTTCTAGTCCTACAGGTGATGGTTATAATGCGTTATTCACCATCCTTCACTCAAATAAGCAAAGCAGTAACCAGTTACGTTATACCTACGCAAATCCTGAATTCGATCAACTCGTTGATCAGTCGATTCAAACAGAGGACGAAGCTGAAAGAAATGCATTATTCCAAGAGGCTCAGGATATCGTAGCAAATGATGTGCCGTTTGACTTTTTGTACTATCCAGTAGATTTATTAGGTGTGTCTGATCAAATTACTGGAGTCAAAACACTACCATCTGGTGTAGTTCTATTAAAAGATGTTAAGGTAGTTGATCAATAA
- a CDS encoding FadR/GntR family transcriptional regulator gives MSHPFFRQVQSKKVSDFILEQLEEAIILKEFLSNEQLPSERELAAAFNCSRLALREALSTLETQGLIEKRLGAKGGTFVLPVTQRSNTRTKEDIESSWQDLLEIFEYRLMVEPEAARLAADRILPRDLQQLEQLLHQSQSESIMREEFRSIDVKFHLLIGAASQNAYIANAIRKIRTSINPALDLMPYSDEVKLNTINHHKQLVEAFIKKDSRLAKETMYAHISGTSLAIAKRISQQNHL, from the coding sequence ATTAGTCATCCATTCTTTAGACAGGTTCAATCTAAAAAAGTAAGTGATTTTATTCTCGAACAGCTAGAAGAAGCCATCATACTAAAAGAGTTTTTATCTAATGAACAGCTTCCGTCTGAAAGAGAGCTTGCTGCCGCTTTTAATTGCAGTCGCTTAGCCCTTCGTGAAGCTCTATCTACTTTAGAGACTCAAGGCTTAATAGAAAAGCGATTAGGAGCAAAAGGCGGTACATTTGTTCTACCCGTCACACAACGTTCAAATACAAGAACAAAAGAGGACATTGAATCCTCTTGGCAAGATTTACTCGAGATTTTTGAATACAGGCTAATGGTAGAACCTGAAGCGGCACGCCTTGCAGCGGACCGAATCTTACCAAGAGACCTGCAACAATTAGAACAACTACTTCACCAAAGTCAAAGTGAGTCAATAATGCGTGAAGAATTCCGTTCTATTGATGTTAAGTTTCACCTCTTGATTGGAGCTGCTTCCCAAAACGCATATATTGCAAATGCAATACGCAAAATAAGAACGAGTATTAATCCTGCGCTTGATCTAATGCCATATAGTGATGAGGTTAAGTTAAATACAATCAATCACCATAAACAACTTGTAGAAGCCTTCATTAAAAAGGATTCAAGGCTCGCAAAAGAAACCATGTATGCACACATTAGTGGAACCTCTTTGGCCATTGCAAAAAGAATCTCTCAACAAAACCATCTATGA
- a CDS encoding GGDEF domain-containing response regulator, translating into MKKYQYKFQMKIERTLEEWKEHNRVSYDELYRFLHSIAGTGSSIGLPQHSVEARERLERLDPNKKIWLYEDIYTYLSDTILLVKKAGVTRSENQELSLILVISEHAEYLAYLKDHLEKYQFMVTGAITLEKGNQLFNDQKPDCVLLDYPYEYEHAPAELDALAQKAFSEIVPVMILSELSNRRIQNQAYKKGVTDYFVKPVHFEELSIRITNRIKLRSIFENSIMYDELTGVFTRRYLRLEGTRQLELYHRYGTVFSLVLMDLDFFKKINDTYGHQTGDDVLRGFADFLTSVKREGDLVIRLGGEEFVLLLPNTNAEQALIMTERFREGFQKVQFPYQHDSFRVTFSAGISEVSKSISKVEELSDQADKALYAAKRTGRNKTLMYDPLEVYEAEQVVTICIVDDDEILRQLVEEQLQKISVSGFRFQILTFESGKAFLDTDWYQPRQKFLVILDRMMPGINGLDVLNQIRTNYPELDIMVVMLTGQSNETEIVQALNAGADDYITKPFQPDELRARIQRLLQRTLL; encoded by the coding sequence ATGAAGAAATATCAATATAAATTCCAAATGAAAATAGAGCGTACACTAGAAGAGTGGAAAGAACATAATAGGGTTTCGTATGATGAACTTTATCGATTTCTACATTCAATAGCCGGTACTGGATCATCCATCGGCCTTCCACAACATTCAGTTGAAGCAAGGGAACGTCTTGAAAGGCTTGATCCTAATAAAAAAATCTGGTTATATGAAGACATTTATACATACTTATCAGATACAATTCTACTAGTAAAAAAAGCAGGGGTTACTCGAAGTGAGAATCAAGAACTCTCATTAATTTTAGTAATCTCTGAACATGCGGAGTATTTAGCTTATCTAAAGGATCATTTAGAGAAGTATCAGTTTATGGTTACTGGTGCGATTACGCTAGAAAAGGGAAATCAATTGTTTAACGATCAAAAACCTGATTGCGTTCTCTTAGACTACCCCTATGAATATGAACATGCACCAGCAGAGTTAGATGCTCTAGCTCAAAAAGCATTCTCAGAGATTGTTCCGGTCATGATTTTAAGTGAACTATCTAATCGGAGGATTCAGAATCAAGCCTATAAAAAAGGAGTGACTGATTACTTTGTTAAACCAGTTCATTTTGAAGAGTTATCTATTCGTATAACAAATCGGATTAAGCTCAGAAGTATTTTCGAAAATTCAATTATGTATGATGAATTGACAGGTGTATTTACAAGAAGATATTTACGTTTGGAAGGAACAAGACAATTAGAATTATACCATCGTTATGGAACGGTATTTTCACTTGTATTAATGGATTTAGATTTCTTTAAGAAGATTAATGATACGTATGGTCATCAAACTGGCGATGATGTTCTAAGGGGATTTGCTGATTTTCTCACTAGTGTAAAAAGAGAAGGTGATCTAGTCATTCGATTAGGAGGAGAGGAGTTTGTCTTGCTACTGCCTAATACAAATGCAGAACAGGCTCTCATCATGACTGAACGATTTAGAGAAGGCTTTCAAAAGGTTCAATTTCCATATCAACATGATTCTTTTCGCGTAACGTTTTCAGCTGGAATCTCAGAAGTATCAAAGTCTATTAGTAAAGTGGAAGAATTAAGTGATCAGGCAGATAAAGCGTTATATGCGGCAAAACGTACTGGGAGAAATAAGACCCTAATGTACGATCCATTAGAGGTCTATGAGGCTGAACAAGTTGTTACTATTTGTATTGTTGATGACGATGAAATATTAAGACAGTTGGTAGAGGAACAACTTCAAAAAATAAGTGTAAGTGGATTCAGATTTCAAATATTAACGTTTGAAAGTGGCAAAGCGTTCCTTGATACAGATTGGTATCAACCAAGGCAAAAGTTTTTAGTGATTCTTGATCGAATGATGCCAGGAATAAATGGCCTTGACGTTTTAAATCAGATTCGAACAAATTACCCGGAATTAGATATTATGGTTGTGATGTTAACGGGACAATCAAACGAAACAGAAATTGTTCAAGCGCTAAATGCAGGGGCGGATGACTATATTACTAAACCATTCCAACCAGATGAATTACGTGCTCGCATACAGAGATTACTTCAACGAACTTTATTATAA
- a CDS encoding response regulator: MKKVLVADDEEVLRMLITDTLEDLDLDVYEATDGKEALDLIQEHDFDLLVLDYMMPEMTGIEVIEKVRTIENKKQVLIMMLTAKSQQADQEEILKKGADFFLAKPFSPITLMDRVQEILK; this comes from the coding sequence ATGAAAAAGGTATTAGTTGCAGACGATGAAGAAGTTCTAAGAATGTTAATTACAGATACATTAGAAGACTTAGATTTAGATGTGTATGAAGCAACAGATGGTAAAGAAGCACTAGATCTAATACAAGAGCATGATTTTGATCTTCTTGTATTAGATTATATGATGCCTGAGATGACAGGAATTGAGGTTATAGAGAAAGTAAGAACGATTGAGAATAAGAAGCAGGTCTTAATTATGATGCTAACGGCAAAAAGTCAGCAAGCGGACCAAGAGGAAATTTTAAAAAAGGGTGCAGATTTCTTCTTGGCAAAACCCTTTAGTCCAATAACCTTAATGGATCGTGTGCAGGAGATATTAAAATGA